The Brassica napus cultivar Da-Ae chromosome C7, Da-Ae, whole genome shotgun sequence genomic interval TTGATTTACACTTTCTGTTTCTGAATTTACTAGATTGACTCGTACGATATTCAGAAAAAGAAGCTCTTGAATGATATGAACTTATTTTAGGTGGAAGTGGATCTTTATAAGATCCAAaccttaataatatttttccaTCCTTCTGCTCAATTATCTTAGATATATTCTTTTGTTCAAAATTTCTAGGAGGTTGAGTAATTTCGATTTTCCATTGATCTGGAATAGTTATTTCATCCcattttaattgttttgatCTGGAATAGTTATTTCATCCCATTTTAATTGTCTTGGTGTGTATGTAGCTGTTGGTGTATCTTTACTATGAACCGCTAGAATTGTTGTTTCCCCTTTATCATCTTGTAATAGACATCTTGGGTTAAATTCAGACATTGATTGCTTAAAATAAACTCGATAGAGTAATAAATATCCATGCCgttcattttgaaattttattccAGGTAAATGTACATTTAAAGTTTAAGTATTGAGTATGGTTGGGTCATGCAAGCTTACTTGAAAATTAGGGGCGCAATTAAAATATACAACCCCATTGCATAAATTTGATTGAACTGCTCCTAGAAgagaatcttcaaattttaaaagagtTTTATCTCTTAATAACATTAATATTAGTGAATCTATTCATGTCCTTGATAGAGGTTTATAGCAATTTGAATTAGTCCAAAATGGATGTAATTAAAACCCTTTTGTCTATATTTGTCTAGAGCTAGAGAAGacaataatttaatttcttCAAATTCATTTTGTAGAGATAAGGTTTGTTCATGTTCTTTAATTGAATAGGCCgttttaaaatcaaaagttcctatttgatatatatgttcTGGATTAATATGAGGTAAATgattttttgatatttcttgATTAAAGGTTGTTATTTTCGACATAATTTCTCATGAGTTAATTGTTGAATTTGAAGAGGTTGACgcattttttgatttaaaaagtTTCCTGAATGAAGACGCCATGATTTAATCTAGGTTTAAACTCATGATAGAAAAGATACTAACGGTTCTAAGTGGACACAACCAAGGTTTACCAACGGTCTTACTGTCTTTTCTGCCTGGGACACCTACAGTGACAGTGTTTCTTTAGATGGTAAGGATCTTATCTAGACAGGTCTAAATTAGATTAATTCACAGAAATCTGTTTCtctaaaactttttaaaacaaattgcaTCCTTTGAATAATAGttttggctctgataccatttatttttactactttcttttattttagtatttaaattattgttactTTGATATGACAATGATAAGCAAAGCTTTAATATGtattaaacttaaaaattgtACACAGAATATGATTAAACTTACTTTTTATTGATGTTGAAATGGAATACAGGTTTTCAAGATTACAagattaaaactttaaaatttagaaaatttctgggagtttttagagagaagggagagccTTTAGAGAGATGAGAGTTTAGAGAGTGAAATTGCTCGTGTCATCTGCTTTCATTATGAGTGCGTATTTATAGGCAAAGGTTACTTGAATAGAGTCTTGCAACGTGTCGTCTTCTAGTGGTGCCGAAACTTGATTTAACACGTGTTGAGTCTTGGGTGGTGCCGACGGTTTTGAGAGGGTTTCTGGCAGAATGCAAAAGTCTTCATGTGGGTCCCACTTTTGTCGGACGGGTTTCTTCTTGGAAATACTTCCCGATTCTTCTTATACAGATATACtctgtatattattttgtaggTAAAATACAAAGACGACATAGAACATAGAGAAGAAAATGCAGAAATAATGTAACTCTTAGTATTTAATatgtactagattttgatccgcgcttgaAAGATATAACTCTTAGTATTTAATATGTATTCTTTTAAATTGTTCAATTatgtaaaattttcatttctaaactTCATATTAACCCTTATATTAATGATTAGTTTAAAgtttcacaaaaaatatttttgtacatttttaaaattaatttataagatCAAATTACGATGTAAACTTGTATTGACGTCTAAAAATATGTAGACTTTCATTATTACATGTAGACTTACAAAGAACAGAATTGTAAATAACTTTctggttttttgtttggtcataaaggttatatagtatttttattaCCCCTTTaagttggttttgcatttgattgaatataAGGTCTACCTTTATAGTTAGAATCAATATCTGGGTTGGTTTCGGCAAAAACCTCAATAATAATGGAagactttttcttgggttcaccccctagggtgaacctttaggttcaccaaccaatagaaagttgtcattttagatctagtatcttttaattaaggaaacaaaataacttgccaaattatattatgcttttaaaataaaaaataaaaaattaaataaataaaaataacaatagttctaaaaaaagattatttaaaaaaaaatatttatttttaagatttagagtttagtgtttaagatttataatttagaatttatccaaatgtttagtgtttttccaagggtttagggtttacctaagggtttagggtttacccaagggtttagggtttacccaagggtttaaggttttcccaagggtttagggtttaggattagagtttagggtttagtgttttgttgacaacatgtttagtgtttttccaagggtttaggggtttacccaaagatttagggtttacccaaagatttagggtttaggatttgagtttagggtttagtattagagcttagggtttagtgttttgttgacaacatttttttttgaattcgttttttatatattatttttatttatttttaaattttattttgaaaaaataatataatttgcaagttatttggtttccttaattaaaagatactagatttaaaatgacaattttctattggttggtgaacctaaaggttcaccctagggggtgaacccaagaataactcataaTGGAATCAATTTTACAAAGGAAAAAATCTTACATTGTAAAAGTTAGACGTCGCTCTTCACTTCTCGTACAATTTTTCCAATTGGAAAAATACTAGAGACTTAGcctaagtttcaaaaaaaaggaaaatactaGAGACCAATTCATCTGAGGAAAATGGTGGATCTTATAGGAAAATGTATGTTGCCAATGGAAACGTTCCACCTTTGATTTTGTTCTACTAAAAATAAGTAATTAAATACATCTCTATATGAATGTGATTTAAGAATAACTAGATCGTGATCCGCACGACCGTGCGGGTTTTctttaatagtaaaatattttagattattcaatacaatatatcaataaattaatataatttggagttatatattatctaatttataataatatttgtgtggcgtataatattattattataaaattttttttttgttacaaaatttattttgaaaatattattatgcaACAATACtgatttacataatttttttttaattttaaatttgaaacataTATGGAAACTAAATTAAGTTGAACCTACGTAATAGAGAATTTGGTATATGGTTATTAATTAAACCAATTtagtatagatatttaaataataaaccaaattattttttaacttaGGAGAATACTCAGACGTTAATAATAGTAGAGTAAAATCTTATATATGCGAtatgaataaaaatcaaatatttcatCTATGAACGAAGGTGTAAATGAGTTGTATTACATAGTAAAAACATTTAAAGGTGAGACTTCTAAgtggtttaaattaaaaaaaatcacatatgaaataaatcataatttttgtactaaatagataaaaaaaattaattttaaattaaaaatagaaatgaataattatttttaaaaacatcctTTAACATActtcttaaatttaattttgaaaattaaatcaatttaaaattgttattatcgttaaaatattattaaaagtattttatataattattaaaaaattgcaatcaaaactaaactaaaatttagtttCTATTTATACTTtgtgataattaaaattttaattaactaatttcgaaaatatatttaaaaagattctaaaagatatttgaaagattttgttagacatttctttaagatatttattagtatttgaaataaaaataaagatattaaaatatattaaaattaagttatgtaaaatttaataattttttcaaagatggtccaaataaaaaaatcacacataaaataTCACTCGACGCGAATCAACCATGCATTCGGAACTAGAAGCACTGCGATGGGCAATGGAGAATATGTTTCAACACTCGACATGTCAGAGTTTTGGGACAGACTGTAAGGACTTGATCGCAATGATAAAGGAACTTCATGcgtggccaagctttgcgacggaattggagaggatagagacgctTCAAATATGCTTCCCGGACTTCAGCATCACTCATGTGCCAAGAACGCGAAacagatttcagattttttagcaaaaactgcaagatccttccatagggagttattttttattggttgctCTATtacggtctggttacccagaccacttCTGGCCTGAGTAATAGAATGACATTTCGACGTCatgaattctattttaatagtatagattgatCACTTTTTAATCAACCTAATGATTTATTGTCTCCCTGACTCCTATCTCCTAAAGACTACGTATTAAGAGGattctttttgttaaaatttgaaGTTCATCAAAAATATACTATACCCACAATTTGTTGGAACGTAGTCTTCTAGAGTTCTAAAATTGTGGTAATATTaccaaattaacaaaaaaaaataccccTAATTAATGAAACCATAGTGCAAGAACTCAATCCGTCGGTTTGAATCTGGTTCGAGCTAAACTGGGCTGTTCTTTAATGGTTAAACTTGTTTGATAGTTAGTTCAAACCATTTACATTAGTACGTAACTAGAGGTATTGGTTGGTTACTTGGTTTAACACTTTAACTCATAGGCAAACACTGAGCTGGCCACCCCCCGTATATTTTTCACTTCATGCTTTAAATAGAAGAATCTTTTACGATAACAGAATCTCAATTTTTATCATGGTTACCGTcttagctcagtggtagagcaCCTGTTAATCCGGGGCCGTCGGTTCGATCTCTTCAGACGGCGAACAAACAgtattaattttgtttcttcTGGAGTAAAGTTTCTTGTaaccagttacaaaaaaaaaaaaaagtttcttgTAACACAAAATGACGTTTAAAACTTCTTGGTATAAacagtttttgaaaattttctctGTTGTTACTTTTGAAATAAGAAACTGTTTGAATCTCAAACATATAGGCGCAGATTGTAAGCAAATAAAACGGACTAAAAGATGGTTCAGTTTGGGTTTAGCATCAAAACGATTACAAGTAAACATAAATGGACAATTGGTAAGCTTATGGGGGTGGAGAACCAAACGTTAAGCAGTTTACCTTTTAAAGCAATTCTAGCGTCCTTCAATGGAAACAAAATACaaacacacacacccaaagtCAATTCGAACACACTTACACTGATGCAAAAACATGAAGTGAATTAAGGGAACAATGCAGAATATAATGAACACTAAAAAGAATAGGAATATGCTATTTATCACACAAAATTTGTTCACACAAGGCCAATCATATAATAGCTCTTAGCAGCTACTCATTGATCTTCACTTCAACGCTTTCACTCCATTCCAACTTTTATTATACAGCAATCGGTGTATCCTGTAGAAGCCATTAACAATCAGTCTGTGCCACGAAAGGAATACTCAAGTCTTCAAAACTATCATCACAGTCTCAAAACTATGATGATAGTCTGTAGAAGCCTCAAAACAACAATTGGTATTAGTGTTGCGTCCTTGATTTGGAATGACTCACCTTGGAAGCTATATTGGAGACGGCTAGATTGAACTTCTCTTTAGTTTTCGAGCCAGCAAGCTGACCTGCTCTCGCAACTTTGCTGAAAGCGCCACTAAACCAAGCAGCTCCAGCAGTCACATAcctattcaaaaacaaaaagaaataaaatcatCAGCTAAAACTCATTTTCTTCAAACAGAACATAGCCAGCCAGCCAGCGATTAACAAACCCACCTGCTTGATTTGACAGCTGAGCCAGTGTCGTTTAACTTCTTCTCAGCTGCAAATATAGCCGCCATGGTTTTATCTGAAACCTGAAGCCTCTGGTCAACAGATTTTACTTTCTCGTTGACCACAGAGATACCCACGTTGAACTTCTCGCTAAGCCGGACTCTCTTGTCAAAATAAGAAACTTTGGCGGAAGCATTGGCTCTTAGCTGGTGCAACTCATCAAAGGCCTTGGCTTTGTTCACAGCATCTTGTCCAAGAGCAGAACCTTTGGCCAAAACAGTAGCCATCACATCTTGCGCTTTGCTAACGTACGCTCTACCACCATTGCCATCCGCGGTCTGCAAACAAAGTTCTTCAACTTTCAATCGTTCTTTCCTATCAAAAGGGAGGGTTATGGAACACAATACTAACCTGGCGTGTTGGTGTTGAGGGGATTGTGTTCTCTACCACTTGCTGCAAGAACAGAGACTAAGATATCATTCAGAGCACACACACTTGAGGGGTGAAAAAGAAAGTCTGAAACTTGGAATACAAAGACAAAACCTGGATGATCTCACGCCTAGGAA includes:
- the LOC106352100 gene encoding binding partner of ACD11 1 isoform X1, translating into MQQQQQQTRSVRVENVSDLATEREIHEFFSFSGDIDHIEILKDASEQSIVAFVTFTEPKALEIALLLSGATIVDKIVTITPAENYVPRREIIQQVVENTIPSTPTRQTADGNGGRAYVSKAQDVMATVLAKGSALGQDAVNKAKAFDELHQLRANASAKVSYFDKRVRLSEKFNVGISVVNEKVKSVDQRLQVSDKTMAAIFAAEKKLNDTGSAVKSSRYVTAGAAWFSGAFSKVARAGQLAGSKTKEKFNLAVSNIASKDTPIAV
- the LOC106352100 gene encoding binding partner of ACD11 1 isoform X3 — translated: MQTRSVRVENVSDLATEREIHEFFSFSGDIDHIEILKDASEQSIVAFVTFTEPKALEIALLLSGATIVDKIVTITPAENYVPRREIIQQVVENTIPSTPTRQTADGNGGRAYVSKAQDVMATVLAKGSALGQDAVNKAKAFDELHQLRANASAKVSYFDKRVRLSEKFNVGISVVNEKVKSVDQRLQVSDKTMAAIFAAEKKLNDTGSAVKSSRYVTAGAAWFSGAFSKVARAGQLAGSKTKEKFNLAVSNIASKDTPIAV
- the LOC106352100 gene encoding binding partner of ACD11 1 isoform X2 translates to MQQQQTRSVRVENVSDLATEREIHEFFSFSGDIDHIEILKDASEQSIVAFVTFTEPKALEIALLLSGATIVDKIVTITPAENYVPRREIIQQVVENTIPSTPTRQTADGNGGRAYVSKAQDVMATVLAKGSALGQDAVNKAKAFDELHQLRANASAKVSYFDKRVRLSEKFNVGISVVNEKVKSVDQRLQVSDKTMAAIFAAEKKLNDTGSAVKSSRYVTAGAAWFSGAFSKVARAGQLAGSKTKEKFNLAVSNIASKDTPIAV